A section of the Clostridium felsineum DSM 794 genome encodes:
- a CDS encoding ABC transporter ATP-binding protein — protein MGNSILLSFFKKNKFKYILGFIFVILSSYIQTLFPKVLGNTIDILKQNNFSILYVKKNILYIILIAIFTFAFTYIWRNLIIGTGRTLECHLREQLFDKFLELSPEFYNNEKTGNLIAYAINDISAVRMTFGPSIAMSINGLTVCISSIYSMIFSINLRLTLLCLAPIPFIIVIMFKISKLIRTRFTTVQESFGNISDKVNENISGIRVIKAYVEETKEVGNFEKLNDAMSNANLKMVRVSSALSPIIELCFSISFSLNLIIGGNMVLKNSVSLGDFVAFNTYLAMIMAPVLSIGRVLIVFQRGMASLKRLNKIFSTKRILLDGEKNITKSFCGNINIKGLNFTYKGTNKLALKNINLSIRKGEVIGIVGKTGSGKTTLANLLLKLYNVENSTIYFDNTDINDYNLSSIRDNIGCVLQDNFLFSSTIKNNITFFKNIYTDEEIINAAKMSLIYNTILSFENGFDTILGERGINLSGGQKQRLSLARALVKNPKILILDDALSAVDTVTETKIIENLQQFRHKKTLIIIAHRLSAVKNADKIIVLDKGEISEMGTHKELLEQGGLYYDIYKEQYENRE, from the coding sequence ATGGGCAATAGTATTCTATTAAGTTTTTTTAAAAAGAATAAATTCAAGTATATCTTGGGGTTTATATTTGTTATTTTATCTTCATACATTCAGACCTTATTTCCAAAGGTTCTAGGCAACACAATTGACATACTTAAGCAAAATAATTTTAGTATACTCTACGTAAAAAAGAATATCTTATACATAATTCTAATAGCTATTTTTACATTTGCATTTACATATATATGGAGAAATTTAATAATTGGTACAGGAAGAACACTTGAATGTCATCTTAGAGAACAGCTTTTTGATAAATTTTTAGAGCTTTCACCTGAGTTTTACAACAATGAAAAAACAGGAAACCTAATAGCCTATGCTATAAACGATATTTCAGCAGTTAGAATGACTTTTGGACCTTCTATTGCTATGAGTATAAATGGACTAACCGTTTGTATTTCATCCATCTATTCCATGATATTTTCTATAAACTTAAGGCTAACTTTACTTTGCCTTGCACCAATTCCATTTATCATTGTAATTATGTTTAAGATAAGTAAACTAATTCGTACACGTTTTACAACTGTCCAAGAAAGCTTTGGAAATATATCTGACAAAGTAAATGAGAATATAAGCGGTATTAGAGTTATAAAAGCTTATGTTGAAGAAACAAAAGAGGTTGGAAACTTTGAAAAATTAAATGATGCTATGTCAAATGCTAATCTAAAAATGGTTAGAGTATCTTCAGCCTTATCTCCAATAATTGAACTTTGCTTTTCCATAAGCTTTTCTCTTAATTTAATAATAGGTGGAAATATGGTACTTAAAAATTCTGTATCACTTGGCGATTTTGTTGCCTTTAATACTTACCTTGCAATGATAATGGCTCCTGTGTTGTCTATTGGACGTGTTCTTATTGTATTTCAAAGAGGTATGGCATCCCTAAAACGTCTTAACAAAATCTTTTCCACAAAGCGTATTTTACTTGATGGTGAAAAAAATATAACAAAATCCTTTTGTGGAAATATAAATATAAAAGGCCTAAACTTTACTTATAAGGGTACTAATAAATTGGCTCTAAAAAATATCAATTTATCCATAAGAAAAGGAGAAGTAATTGGTATAGTAGGAAAAACTGGTTCTGGTAAAACCACCTTAGCCAACTTACTCTTAAAGCTTTATAATGTAGAAAATAGCACAATTTATTTTGATAATACAGATATAAATGACTACAATTTAAGCTCTATAAGAGATAATATTGGATGTGTTTTGCAAGACAATTTTCTTTTTTCATCCACAATTAAAAACAATATAACCTTTTTCAAAAATATATACACAGATGAAGAAATTATAAATGCTGCAAAGATGAGTTTAATATATAACACAATTTTAAGCTTTGAAAATGGTTTTGATACTATTCTAGGAGAGAGAGGTATAAACCTTTCTGGTGGTCAAAAACAGAGACTTTCTCTCGCTCGAGCTTTAGTAAAAAATCCAAAAATATTAATACTCGATGATGCTTTATCTGCTGTGGATACCGTAACTGAAACTAAAATAATAGAGAATCTACAACAGTTTAGGCACAAAAAAACTTTAATTATAATTGCTCATAGACTTTCAGCTGTTAAGAATGCTGATAAAATAATTGTGTTAGACAAAGGTGAGATATCCGAAATGGGCACACATAAGGAACTTTTAGAACAAGGAGGACTTTACTATGACATCTACAAAGAACAATATGAAAACAGAGAATAA
- a CDS encoding jacalin-like lectin yields the protein MFSKKLILLLTISIGALIGFNSSMVKAAQSKTFSVLDYNVAGLPEGLSSSNPADNTLQMSPLFNDYDVASVEEDFAYNDQLLKYITAPYITKTSGNVPFGDGLNFISKYPFFDTDRVTWNKRHGVIVDGSDELTPKGFMYSQYEFEPGVYVDIYTLHADAGDDEGSYEARRDNMSQLAAYINQNSKGNAVIVMGDTNTRYTRQQDNIRQALVDTCNLQDAWVKLDRNGVYPSTGNPLMDETNRNSADFEVVDKILFRGSKSVSLDALSYRLEDTKFVDKKGNQLSDHYPITAQFSYTKADNVSLSESFGGKGGFGFNNIDNIKNKPSKLIMRADRRVDAVGMDYLDGSEILNGGNGGNQNSITLQNNEYVTKATLCKGQKSGTSTDRIFYAKFETNKGQTLEGGTKTDDSEVVTAPNGWYIAGFFGRADDEVDKLGVIYNKIPQ from the coding sequence ATGTTTTCTAAAAAACTAATTTTACTATTAACTATTTCAATTGGAGCTTTAATAGGCTTTAATTCTAGTATGGTAAAGGCAGCTCAAAGTAAAACTTTTTCAGTACTTGACTATAATGTTGCAGGACTACCAGAGGGGTTGTCTAGTAGTAACCCTGCTGATAATACACTTCAAATGAGCCCACTATTTAATGATTATGATGTAGCTTCAGTAGAAGAGGATTTTGCATATAATGATCAGTTATTAAAGTATATAACTGCCCCTTATATTACAAAAACTTCTGGAAATGTTCCCTTTGGAGATGGACTTAATTTTATTTCCAAATATCCTTTTTTTGATACCGACAGAGTAACCTGGAATAAAAGACATGGTGTTATAGTTGACGGAAGTGATGAACTTACACCTAAGGGTTTCATGTATTCCCAATATGAATTTGAACCAGGAGTTTATGTAGATATATATACTCTTCATGCTGATGCAGGAGATGATGAAGGAAGCTACGAAGCTAGACGCGATAACATGAGTCAATTAGCTGCGTACATAAATCAAAATTCTAAAGGAAATGCTGTAATAGTTATGGGAGACACAAATACAAGATATACAAGGCAACAGGACAATATTAGACAGGCTTTAGTTGATACATGCAATTTACAGGATGCTTGGGTTAAACTTGATAGGAATGGAGTATATCCAAGTACTGGAAACCCACTTATGGATGAAACAAATAGAAACAGTGCGGACTTTGAAGTAGTTGATAAAATACTTTTCAGAGGAAGTAAATCAGTATCTTTAGATGCACTTTCCTATAGATTAGAGGATACAAAATTTGTAGATAAAAAAGGTAATCAATTATCAGATCATTATCCAATAACAGCACAGTTCAGTTATACAAAGGCTGATAATGTTTCTTTGAGTGAAAGCTTTGGAGGAAAAGGCGGCTTTGGCTTTAACAATATTGATAATATAAAAAACAAGCCTTCTAAATTAATCATGAGAGCAGATAGAAGAGTGGATGCAGTTGGAATGGATTATTTAGATGGATCAGAGATATTGAATGGCGGAAATGGTGGGAATCAAAATTCAATTACGCTCCAAAATAATGAGTATGTAACCAAAGCTACTTTATGCAAGGGACAAAAAAGTGGAACAAGTACTGATAGAATATTCTATGCTAAATTTGAAACAAATAAGGGACAAACTTTAGAAGGTGGTACTAAAACTGACGATTCGGAGGTGGTTACAGCACCAAATGGATGGTATATAGCTGGATTCTTTGGAAGGGCTGATGATGAGGTAGATAAGCTAGGAGTTATTTATAATAAAATTCCTCAATAA